The following DNA comes from Streptomyces sp. NBC_00690.
GGCCCGATTCCTCGCCCAGCACGTTCAGCAGTTCATCGGAGGTGGCACGACCGGGCCGGGCCACGAGGGTGACCTCGGGCCGCTCGTTGTCGGCCTCCAACAGGTCCTCGATCCCCGCGCGACCGCCGCCCAGCGCATCCCAAAGGGCGGACACGACCCACCGCGGATGCGAGTGCACCACGGCGAGGTGCTCCTCGGCATCGTCGTCATAGGGCGGAGCGACCTGTTCCAACCAGGTGTCCAGATCGGACCGGGAGATCTTGCGCAGCACCGCGTTCACGAACTTGGCCCGGCCGTCACCCAGCACCACCCTGGCCAGCTCCACGCTGGCGGAGACGGCGGCGTGGGTGGGGATGCGGGTTCCGAGCAGTTGGTGTGCGCCCAGGGACAGGACGTCGAGCACGGGTGGGTCCACCTCGCGCAGCGGGCGGTCGATGCACGCCGCGATGACGGCGTCGTACGTGCCCTGGCGGCGCAGCGTGCCGTAGACCAGCTCCGTGGCGAGCGCCGCGTCCCGGGTGTCGAAGTCCCCCTTTTCGCGGGCCTTGCGCAACAGGGGTGGGAGAACGAGGTTGGCGTAGGCGTCGCGCTCGTCCACGGCACGCAGGGCCTCGAAGGCGAGGATCCGCACGGGATCCCGCTGGGGACGGCGGTAGGGCTTGTGGGGGCGGCCGGGCCCCTTGGGGCGTGCCTGCTGGTTCAAAGGTGCTCCGCTGTCGAAATGGGTCTCAGCCCTCAAGCGTAGTCCTTGGTTCGAACAGGGCACGGCGGGGCGAACCCCATGCCCCGCGCAGCCACGGGCCCACCGCTGCGTCCGCCCGGCGCTCCCGTGCCGCGACCGCTCGATCGGGGATAGGTCAGGGCTTCGCGCTGTCCGCCTCGGCCACGCCCACACGCTCCCCCGCCGCGATCCGCACCCCGCGCGCCCAGTCCGCTGCCCGCATCGGCTTCTTGCCCTGTGGCTGGACCCACCCCAACTCCACGGCGTGCGAGCCGGTGCCGACGTGCACATGGTTCTTGCCGACGGACAGTTCACCGGGGCTCAGATCGGTACGGTCGACGAGGAGCCCCACGGAGATCAGCTTCAGCCGCTCGCCGCGGAACTCGGTCCAGGCACCCGGGGCGGGCGTACAACCGCGTACGACCCGGTCGACGCGCAGGGCCGGAGCACTCCAGTCCACCCGGGCGTCCTCCACACCGAGCTTCGGCGCGAGGGACACCCCTTCGGCGGGCTGCGGCACGGCGTGCAGGGTGCCGTCCTCGATGCCGTCCATGGTCGCCGCCAGCAGACCGGCCCCCGCGAACGCGAGACGGGTGAGCAGATCACCGCTGGTGTCGGTGGGCCTGATCGCCTCGGTGATCACCCCGTAGACGGGCCCGGAATCCAGGCCCTCCTCGATCTGGAAGGTGGCGGCGCCCGTCATCTGGTCCCCCGCGAGCACCGCGTGCTGGACGGGTGCGGCGCCGCGCCAGGCGGGCAACAGCGAGAAGTGGAGATTGACCCAGCCCCGCGCTGGCACGTCGAGGGCGACCCGGGGCAGCAGGGCGCCGTAGGCCACCACCGGGCAGCAGTCCGGTGCGATCTCCCGCAGCCGGGCCAGAAAGTCCTCGTCGCGCGGTTTAACGGGCTTGAGCACCTCGATGCCGGCTTCCTCCGCCCGCTGGGCAACAGGGCTGGCCACCAGGTGCCGACCGCGTCCGGCCGGGGCGTCCGGCCGGGTGATGACCGCCGCCACCTCATGCCGGTCGGAGGCGATCAGGGCGTCCAGGGCGGGCACGGCTACCTCTGGGGTACCTGCGAAGACGAGCTTCATCGGTGCTGACTGCCTCTCAAGCTGATGCCTACGGTGAGCTGATCACGAGCGGCGCACCAGTCTATGGGGGATGCCGACAGGGGGCGTACGGGAGCTCGTGCGCCCTCGGCGTATGCGGATACGCCCCCGCAGCGTGACCACATCGGCGGGTGGAGCGTTGGTCAAGAGAGATTGACCGAAGCGGGCCGCCGGGACGCGGCCCGGCCCCTTTCAACGCCGGTTCGAGAGGCTTCCCAATGGCCGACCACGCAACCCACGACGCCCAGGCCCGGGCGAGTTTGCACCTCTTGGTACGGGACATCGAGCGGGTCCGCAGGCAGGTGGACGCACTGCGCACGCTGACCGCGCAGCTGGGCAACGTCTACCGCCCGCGGCGCTCGGGTCCCTCCACCGGCTTCGTCGTCTACGGCAGAGCCCCCGCACCGACGGTCCGACTGGCGCAGGAACTGCGCGACAGCGTCGAGACGCTGGTGACGGCCGCCGTGGACTTCGACCGTTCACTGGGATTCTCTTGGGACGCGGTCGGATCGGCACTCGGAGTGACCAAGCAGGCGGTCCACCGACGCTACGGCGCCCGCCGAGCCGCACAGCAGCCCGGCGTGAGCGATGAGCTGCCGGTGGAACCGACCGCCACGCGTACGCTGCCGAGTCCTGCCCTGCCCGCCGTACCCGCCGCGCGCACGATGCCACCGCAGCCGACGGTCAGCAGCCAGTCCTTCCGGGAGGAAATCCGCCCCAACGCCTTCCCCGGCCCCCGCAACGGTTGACCCGGTCCACTCGCTGCCCCGTCCCGACTGCCCGGGGCGGGGCAGCGGTGTGCTGCGCGGGACGGCCCCTGTTGGCCAGCTCCCTGTCCGCTAGCCGATGTCCAGGGGATCGACCCTGATCCGCACCTGGTCCGTGCCCCCGCGGGCCAACCTCCTTGCCTGGGCCGACTTCACCGCCGCCGCAAGCGCGGCGCCACTGCCGGGCGGCACCCGCAACAGCGCCCGCACCCAGGACTCCCCGATCGGCGGCTCCCCCGGCCTGCGGGGCCTCCCCGGCGGAGGCGAAGGCAACGAAACCGGACCGAGCACCTCGGCATCGGACGGCAGCTCGACGGTCGTGAGGAAGTCCTCGACCGTCTCCGCACGGCCCGCGACCGCCGCCATCCGCGACACCGGGGGGAATCCCAACTCCGCGCGCTCCGCCAACTCCCGCTGGGCATGGCCCACCGGATCCCAGCGCACCAGCGCCTGCACGGGTCGTAGGGAAGGCTCGCCCATGACGACGACCGTGCCTCCCTCGCTCTGACTCCGCACCAGGGAAGCCGCATCGATCCACCGCCGCAGGGCGTCCTCACCGGCGCGGAGGTCGGGTCTCGACAGCATCGCCCAGCCGTCGAGCAGGAGCGCCGCCGCATAGCCCCCCTCGGCGACGGGCTCCGCACCCGGTGTGCTCACCACCAGCGCGGGCCGGCCCGAAACGGCGTCCAACACATGATCTCGCCCGGACGTGCGCACCGGAACGGCCGGGAAGGCCCGGCCCAGCTCCTCGGCCGTCCGTCGCGCACCGACGACCCGTGCCCGCAGTCGTGTCCCACCGCACTCGGGGCAGTGCCAGGCCCCGGCGTCGCGCCCGCACCAACGGCATGACACATCCCGGTCGTCAAGGGCCTCCAGCGGGCCCGCGCAGTGTGCGCAACGCGCGGTGACCCGACACCGCTCACAGGCCAACGCCGGCACATAGCCCCGTCTCGGCACCTGCACCAGCACCGGCCCGATCGTCAATCCGTCCCGCACGGCCCGCCAGGCGAGGCTCGGCAGCCGGGCCGAACGGGCGGCTTCGTCGCGCGCCAACTCCGCATCGCCGACCGTACGGACCAGGGGCGCCGCCAGACGCACCTGGTCCCGGGTGGCGCTCAGGGGAAGGGCCCAGCCGCTCTCGACCAGCTGCGCGGCCTCCACCGTGCAACTGGTGCCGCCCAGCAGGAAGGCGCACGACTCCTGGCCGGCTCGCAGCTCCAGCACCTCCCGGACATGGGGGAACGGCGCGTGCTCATCGCTCAGGCTGGCGTCGCCGTCATCCCACACGGCGACCAGACCGAGACGCTGGACAGGAGCGAACATCGCCGCCCTGGTCCCCACCACGGCCCGCACCGAGCCGCGGCGGACGGCCAGCCACTGCCGATAGCGCTTCTCGGGCCCGGACTCGGCGGTGAGCAGCGCGTGATGGCCTTCGCCGAGCAGCGCCGTGAGCGCCGCATCGAGCCGTGCGGCCCGGCGTCCGTCGGGCACCACCACGAGCGCCCCCCGGCCGGACGCCAGTGTGGCGGCGACGGCGCGCGCCAACTCATCGGGCCAGTGCGGGCCGGGCAGCGCGGTCCATACGGCGCGCGGGGCGCCGCCGTCCGCCAATGCGGCGAGGAAGGCCGGCCCCCGGGCGTAGCGCTCCCAGGTGCCGATGCCCGGGGACTCGGGAACGGGCAGCGGCTCGGGGGACGGCTTCGACTCGGCGCGCCCGTTCCTCGGGGGGATCGCGAGCTGGAGCACATCGGCGAGGGAGCCCGCGTACCGGTCGGCGACCGCCCGCGCGAGGGCCAGCATGCCCGGGCTGAGCACGGGCTCCGGTGACACGACATAGGCGAGGGCCGCGAGCGCCCCTCCGTAGTCGGTGTCGGCCCGGCGCTCGACGATGAAGCCGTCGATCATGCCTCCGCCCTCGCGGCGGCCGTCCCG
Coding sequences within:
- the fmt gene encoding methionyl-tRNA formyltransferase translates to MKLVFAGTPEVAVPALDALIASDRHEVAAVITRPDAPAGRGRHLVASPVAQRAEEAGIEVLKPVKPRDEDFLARLREIAPDCCPVVAYGALLPRVALDVPARGWVNLHFSLLPAWRGAAPVQHAVLAGDQMTGAATFQIEEGLDSGPVYGVITEAIRPTDTSGDLLTRLAFAGAGLLAATMDGIEDGTLHAVPQPAEGVSLAPKLGVEDARVDWSAPALRVDRVVRGCTPAPGAWTEFRGERLKLISVGLLVDRTDLSPGELSVGKNHVHVGTGSHAVELGWVQPQGKKPMRAADWARGVRIAAGERVGVAEADSAKP
- a CDS encoding primosomal protein N'; translated protein: MSSDHEQPEEPAAGGPEQLALIRETVRKAQVPKAKPRTWRGAALAKELPVARVLVNKGVLHLDQFFDYAVPEELDAEALPGVRVRVRFGAGGHRVRDGRREGGGMIDGFIVERRADTDYGGALAALAYVVSPEPVLSPGMLALARAVADRYAGSLADVLQLAIPPRNGRAESKPSPEPLPVPESPGIGTWERYARGPAFLAALADGGAPRAVWTALPGPHWPDELARAVAATLASGRGALVVVPDGRRAARLDAALTALLGEGHHALLTAESGPEKRYRQWLAVRRGSVRAVVGTRAAMFAPVQRLGLVAVWDDGDASLSDEHAPFPHVREVLELRAGQESCAFLLGGTSCTVEAAQLVESGWALPLSATRDQVRLAAPLVRTVGDAELARDEAARSARLPSLAWRAVRDGLTIGPVLVQVPRRGYVPALACERCRVTARCAHCAGPLEALDDRDVSCRWCGRDAGAWHCPECGGTRLRARVVGARRTAEELGRAFPAVPVRTSGRDHVLDAVSGRPALVVSTPGAEPVAEGGYAAALLLDGWAMLSRPDLRAGEDALRRWIDAASLVRSQSEGGTVVVMGEPSLRPVQALVRWDPVGHAQRELAERAELGFPPVSRMAAVAGRAETVEDFLTTVELPSDAEVLGPVSLPSPPPGRPRRPGEPPIGESWVRALLRVPPGSGAALAAAVKSAQARRLARGGTDQVRIRVDPLDIG